aatcaatcatctttaatattttcaaagttcaaccctttaattaaggcatgcacatgtaaaagatgacaatcaatcatctttcaaaatttgcaaatttaattttcaaaaatattcatgcacatgtgaaaaatatattttaatgctttatgataaaatattaattttgagcattaatcctaatttcgaattttgaagagatttacagcattactctataattttaatgtgaacttgttcccttcttgctcatgcttgtttctttgatgtgcttgactccattgtgtagacaacttaagtttgagacttctttattctttgaattcatttgttatcatcaaaatctatgtataaatatataattacacaaaacttgaaatcttgaattCAACACAACATATATcgctttttttaacttttgggTGATTTTAACAAATATAGGTCGTACAACTTTGACAACATACGGCATAGTACAAATTTTGCTAGAAATATAACGCTACATACATCCTTTGCAAACTAATTTACAAGGTTGATTTGCATTTTAGAGCAGAGAACTGGGTTTAGCCAATTTCTTTTTACTAAATATACTACTTTTGTACATTTTCACTAATCTATTCAAAATGAATCATTAATTGATatcattctatatataataataaaatatttttattattagtactgtacttttattttttatatctatttttCTAATGTGTATTTAAATCCATCGAATCagcctcatttttcttttaaaagcaaCCTATACAATCAAAATACatccaaaatattcaaacattAAAATGCATTAAATTGCATAAGATCATTCTCACcaaattaacataaaaattatgaggataaaaagtaattaaatattaaaaaaaattaaattatttattatattttatataaaaattaaaaaaattagaatgattaAAAGAAATGGGATACACTCCCTAACCAAACGAGCTTAAAGAAAGGAACAAGTTAATTTGCATATTGAGGTTGCTTTGCTTGGATTGGCGGGTTGGACTACTCTTGGAGCAGCTAGATGAGATCACgcatttttttctctgtttttgttttcaggCCATATAAGGGGAATCACAGATCTGGAAGAATCTGGCGACCACCGACCAACACGCACACCTCCATGGCGTTGCCCAGCCACCGATCTTCAAGACCACCGAATACGGTGCCAAATGGAATGGAGAGTGGCCCGCATGCGCGGGTTAAAGTTTCCCGATGTTCCGGCGCGTGGCGCGTGAAATTCCTTTGCCGATGCCACGAGCGGCCTTTTTGGAACCTGTGAGTCGGGGACTTCCAAGATTGGCTGTTGGTTCTCTCCTAGCGTGACGCGTGTTCTGCACGCGCTACAGTACCTACGGGTTACACTAATTTTCCGTGTACAGTATTTCCTTTGtagtttattttatatcttgtattttcttttcaataaaaaaatccaaaaaaatagtCTCCCTCTCCGCTTGGCGGTGCTTGGTGGGGTTGGTGTCCTATATCCCGCTTAGTTAGGTATGGGGATTTGGTAACTCTATCATGGATAAACTTATACCGTTTCTTAAATTTAGGTCTTTAGAGGTTAGTCGTCTGGATTAGACCATGTCAACTACATTAGTGTGttgaaaaattatcaatatttgtAATTGATTTGTTGTTTAAGTCAAAGTTGTATGTTCTCTTTAATGAATGAATGTGATTtgttattaaaaacaaaaaacagaagCTAGATGAGATCACAGATCTAATCCcacattttcctagaaaattcCACAAATCTTTTTGCGTTCCCTCGTTGCATTTGCATCCCAAGCTCTCAGCTAACACCCACTCCCGCGTTTCCTCGTTGAATTTGTATCCAGAGATCCATTCCATTTTTTGTTTTCCGAGAAAGCTCGAAACTCGGCCGGAAAAGCCTCCGATTTTTCTTTCATGGCAAATGCTTGGAAAAAGGAGAAGTCCTCGCAGTTCCACCCCTCGAAGACAACCAAGACCGTCTGCTTATTCTTTATTAGCACACTCCTTTTCCTCATGTTCTTCATCTATTTCACCGCCCAACCCTCAAGTCCTAACCCTAATCCCACCTTCAGAACCgatttttctttctattcaaTTCCAGCTTTTGATTGCTTGAAGTGCCCTCAGTCCCACCCAGTGATCGCGAACCTCGTGGAGGGCCTCCGATACCCCTTCCTCTACTCTCTCGCCGACCTGGGAACCTTGCCTGATAAGCCCCACAAGAACATTGTCAGAATGCTAAAAGGGAAACCCTTTCGGAAGCCCGATATCTCGGTTTCGATTCAGGAGGTTCTGGAGAAACTAAGAGGTGAAGGAAGAGGTAATGGGCTCGTCGTCGATGTGGGTGCCAATGTGGGCATGGCCAGCTTTGCCGCCGCGGCGATgggttttagggttttggcTTTCGAGCCGGTCTTCGAGAACTTGCAGAGGATTTGTGATGGGATTTATCTGAATCGCGTCGGGAATTTGGTCACCGTGTTCGAGGCTGCCGCGTCAGATCGGACTGGGAACATTACCTTCCACAAGGTATTTGTTTTTGCCCATTTTTGCGGCTATTCTGTGTTGAATCTTGTTGATGGCTTGTAATTGTGCATAACTGGATTTAATCAGTACTActaagttttaacttttaagcgAGGGCTGTGCTGTTCTTATGATCCATTTTTCACTTCCTCCAATTAATGGTGCGAATCTTTTGAACCCCCCAGGGTTAGGCTGGTTTTGGGGAATGCTGTCCAAGTCTAAGGTTAGAATCCTGGTGCAAATAATTTTTAGGTTCACGACCCATCGGTGAAAACAGATGATTTACTTGATCTGTATGATCTGGGTGCATTACAAAAGATATGTTGTGTTTGCATGGTCTACGGACTTCTCACATAAAAAATTGGCGTTGAATCTTTTGATCGTCGGGAAATCTTTTCGAATCACACTTAAAACTTGTCATGCTACTTAATTTTAGTGTTAAGCCTTTGCTCATGTTGCAGTTGGTCGGTCGGCTGGATAACAGTGCAGTTTCAGCAACAGGTGCAAAGATGGCATTCAAATCCAATGAAGAGATAGCACTTGAAGTGAGGTCCATCCCCCTCAATGAAGTAATCCCAGAATCAGAGCCTGTGCTTCTGATCAAAGTAGATGTTCAGGGCTGGGAATATCATGTTCTAAAGGGAGCCTCGAAGTTACTAAGGAGAAGGGGAAGGGAAGCCCCATATCTCATCTACGAGGAAGATGAGAAATTGTTGCAAGCCAGTAATAGCAGTGCCAAAGAGATTCGAGACTTCCTACAAACTGTGGGTTATAGTCATTGCACTAAGCATGGTACAGATGCCCACTGCAGCAAGACAGATTGACGCAATTTTCTACCTTAAAGTTTGCTCTGAGAAATGTAGCCCAATTGCAGTTTGATTGGTGGCTCGCCTTAATGATTAGAGGCAGCAAAAGGCATGGAACATTAATCTTCCAAGAGTGAAAGGAATATTGTCAGAGTTGCTAATGACAAATTTGTTACAAAGATGCCATTTTCGTGATTGAAATGCACAGCTTATTTGCTGCTTAGAGGATAACATCCATGCGGGAATTGGCAGACATTAAGAAAGTTTGGTTTGATGAAGCTGCAGTGCCATTGCTTGCTAGTTGATTTATGCTTAGTATTTTGTCAGCTGTGCATCGATTTGTAAGCTTTAAAATGTAAATTACTTACCTATTGTTATTTGGTAGATTCACTGATTTTTTTATGGAATGCATTGAGGAACAGGCGATCACTGATGCGTCGTTCAGTTATGAGAACTTTTCAAAGGTTTTGAAAGATCATTTCCCATCACAAGCTGACTTGGCATCAAACCACTTTAAATGGAAAATGAATTgcattaagtaaataaataggGGGAAGAAAACTCTCACAAAAATTAACCACTGAAGCCGACCGTGCAACTACAACGAAGttgtcttttcctttttataggGTGATTATACGTATTGTAGTGGTACAAATACAATGCCCCCTGTATACGTTACAAAAATCAAAAGTTTCAGCTGGCTATAGCCGCCCCAAAATATGAGTTATTACAATAATGAAATATCTGATGAAACACAGTCCAAGAGTGAAAATATGTACTCCATGTAGCTCCAATAATTAGTCACAGTAATCTGTCAAAGCATGCAAGAGAAATTAACCGTATCAAAACATCTCAAAAATTATTACAAGATACAGGAGGAAATTATGGTTAACTGTCAAAGCATCTCAGAATGGGGATTCAAAAACTAAGCTTTATCCTTGAAAAATTCTATTGGCCATCCTCCCGCCATCCCTTTACATGGCATCAAATGATTAGATGCTAagtaatatatgataaataatttttcaatcatttaatgCCACGTTAGAGGATAACGGCAAAAAGGATGATTAATAGCACTTCTCTTATCCTTATGGAGATGAGACGTGGGGGGATATTCTATTACTTGAAGAAGAATTCGGTCAAAAACTCTAGGAGATCCAAATCTCTAGGATACAACAATTATGAATGGTCATTTCGCGCAGGCATTATGTAATAGCATTGAACAGCATTCATGACAACTTGATCAAGTACTGTGTAAGGGAATGAAACAAGTGAATTCCCACCTTTTAGGTAAGATATTGATGGTAATAACATCCTAAAGTTTGCCAAAGGCCTTGCGGCCAGATAAACTTGCTCTTGTTTCATACCCCAAccctccttaaaaaaaaaatattctaaattttattttaaacatatttagaaAAGCCAAACCCcaatattacaaaaatttaaaactatagAATTGAAAAGGGAAAATCACCCACTAAAGAAAACAGAACTGTCTCAGGAGAAAATGTTTAAGCAGCATGAGAGTTGATGATTCTGTCATACCTCAGTCGCTGGACTAAAATATTTGCTAGAGATGGCAAAGCAGGATGGTTGGAAGCAGAAAGCTCATGCCTTTAGGATTATTTAGGACCACTATTTTTCGAAGGGCCAGCTCTCTCCACCATAACATCATAAAGTTGCTTCCCATTCTGCTTGTCACAAGAAAACAGCAAAGattgaaatacttaaaaaaaaaaaaaaaaaaaaaaaaatcaaagcttCAGGTTCTAAACAAGAAACCCTTCCGACTCATGAACCATCTtcctaaaataaattgtaaatgACCCCTTTATTCCCAACAAAGCCATGGTAAGATGTTGGCAGTGCTTTATGCTGTTGATCCTTGGAATACTCCAAGAGGAGATAGGAGTAGCTTTTTACACCTGGACTACAATGCCAATAAAATGTatgattttgtttcttttcgtACTCACAAAAATCACTGGAAAAAAGTGTACTTGTCCATCAGGTTTTGTTTGTGTCTCTTTAAAGTACACCAAAATAGGGAAATTTGGCCACCAGAGTTCCCAATTCACAAATGTCGAATACCTGTAGAAAATCAAATAGGTGAGTTCAAGATCTGTGGAAATTGGTAAACGTATGTATTGACAAAGTTTACTTACTTCCAACGGTTTTCCCCACCCACAAAGACATTTTCACCTGAATCCTGAAGCTGGTCTCCAACTTTTACCTCCTAAAAACACAATTGCAACAAACACCTTCAGTAAATTAATCATTGGCCAACTTTAGATgtgaaaaaagaagaacaaaacatgctacaaatatattaaaaactagAAGTTTAGGACTCAAAATCAACCTGACGAAAAATACAAGATAGCATGTTCATCTAAAAACTCATATTTCTTAGTCAAGGTACTTGAacagtttgtgaattttttttttttttttggttggggggtgggggggctTGTTTGGTGCATCAGCGTTGAGTTCAGGAGCAAGTTTCTAAATGTCTCAGGACAAGTGCTGCAAAATAACTACAATGTTGCATATAACTTGCTACCAATAGAAACCATTAGAACATATACAGCCATACCGGTATGCTTATCCATGAATGCAAGCATGACTAAAGTGACGATGGTGCTGATAAAATAAGCTACTTGTAGGCTCCAGTACAAACCGACCAGTCAAGATACCAGAGCCTTTACTCAAACAAATTCAGGTAGCTTCTTCTTAAAGAGATCATGCTAATCTTCGAACAAATGCACTAGTGCAAAGGAACAAATTCACAGAAATGACTACATACTACTGACTCTGGATGAAAATTTAACCAATCTCTttgtttcaaattattaaaagaaatggtACACTTTTGGGAACGTTAGTGAACACACCAGAGCCTCTTCATCAAAGACAAATCTCACTCTTGTAGTCtggaagaagaaataaatatgTTAGCCAGTTTCAGGGAAAAATAATTGCATAAAGTTGCAACACGATGGAAAATGAAGTCAATCTAGCTTAATTTTTAACTGAAAGACTGCTTTTTATCTATATTGTTCATAATTCATGGGATACCCCATTCTCAAGACATCATGAAATCATTTAGGTTCAATCAAGATACAGAACCCAATAACAATAGGCAGGCTTGCCCCCTTAATTCTTGTGATTTCAAAAACGTCTTGCAACTTGTAGTTCTATTTACAGTTACCTGGAACAATAGAAGTGACCCAAGGAGACCAATAGGTGCAGCTGGCAACAGATTATTTGTATACGCAAGCCCGCCAGCTAGAGCTGTTTCAGTTATCATTTGACACTAAATAAAAACCTACATTATAGAAGTAATCTTGCTTGGAGAAAGGAAGGAGAGTTGATGAGAAATTATCAGATGCAACGAATACAACAAAGTCCAACAACTTAATTCTACCATTTCTAACATGGTCAATCAGGAATTAGTTAATTTATCTGCTTCTAATGTAGTTGAAATGTTGGTAGTATGAAGCTAGGAATCTCGTATCTATTTGATGTTGCTCATCAATAACCAAATGATTATCTAATTTCAAGCAGAAACTAGATCATAGGCTTGATTGTAGTCTGGCAACGACTTTCAACAAACAGCACTGCTTCAATACACTTTGTTGTTCAAATTTCTTTGGGCATTTCCTCCTAAAAGTTCAAAATAACTGACAAAAGCCAATTACATAAGAATAATAGTCAGAACCCACCAAGTAAAACAACAGGTATGCGATAATCTGGGTCGGGAATCACAGTCTCTTTGTTCTTGACCCTCCTTCCAAGCTGTAAACACAAATAAATTTCGAGATAAACAAGTTGCACCAGATAAAATACACAGAATCATATTACAATATTATTCCTTATTCCCTATAGCTCTCTTAGTAAACTCAATCCACAAGTTTTTTATGCTTATTCTgcctaaaaaataaatcaatttcacTTCCCCAACCTCATAAAATGCAATAAGAATATAGTAACTTTAACTAGGAACAACAATGTAGAATAACAACATATACAAAGATGAAGTGGCACTGACCACTGACGCGATCACGGCAGGGCCTCCATGGGTGCTTCTAGTTTTCATTCTCACATAGCTTTGATTGTAGAACACTTTGCCATAGAATGGGCTTCTGAAGTTTCTTACAAGTCCACCTACTTCTCTGTCTGCTTGAAATAGCGTCCAACTCAATTACGTAAATCAAAGTTGAAAGTTTCCAACTTTCAATACCATAGTTCTCCCACAACTTGAAGTAACAAAATTTACACAAAACACACGACAAATTCACAAAAGAAGATAACCTACATATAAGACTAAAAGCAAAACAGAAAGTAAAAATCTCAAACCAGCATTTGAGGATGAGAACCTTGAAAATGCTTACTTTGcaaagggagaaagagagaagtcGACAAGAGAGCGCTCGCCATATTCAGTTGGTTTCTTAAATTTCTTCTCCGAAACTGATATttctgtgtttttcttttttttgcggTCGGTTTGTTTTGGTCCACTGCTTCGAAGGTAATAatgatttttacattttttggcCTTTTGGTCGTTGAAGCCAATAAAACGACACGTacgaatttaattttttgtgagatAAATAAAatctgatttaattttttttttataagataaataataatttaacttgtttttaaagtaaatcTCTTCAATTCAAATAGcaattctattttaattttatttggttaaaaatatcttaactattggaccaataaataataaatcgaTGATTGTGAGGGGAGGGAGTGAGACTCTGAGTGCCTTATCTTCGTCTACTCTGTAGCGCACACAGAGGGAAACATTCTTGACTTTGGTCTTAAAGCTCGAGTCTTCTCTCTGCTAACCTCTTTTGCTgaaacaaaacatatatataggagttggGAAACCTCTTCCAATGGCTAATTCTTTGTATTCTGTGCCTGTTTGTTCGTTCAAGTCCCCGAACAAACCAGgtctctccctctccatctctcctatatttctttttgtattatttctattttccaCTTGTTTTCTGCTTTAATTTTGGGTGTTTTTTATCTGCGGATGtgatttcttctctctttttatgaACATTTGATGGGATTTTCTGTGCAGGGATTTTAATTGGCAATTCGGTTGCTCGGAAGGTTCTTTCGGTGAATGAAGTGTCTCAAAAGTCTCAAACTGCTAAGTTCCAATCTTTGGAGGTTAAGGTAAGTGAAAATCGACCAATATAAGGATGTACTTAATATTTCCCTTCTAGCTGAACTGTCAATTTTCTTATGATGGGCTCAAGcccaaatttcatatttttttaatcatattgtAGGTGCCTATTAGACTGAGAAAATATAACTGACGGTAATGTGCAAGTTTATGATATAAAATTGCCATTTTTGTTATATTGGACTTAATGTATATGGAGTTAAGAGTTAGCTGCTCATTTTGTCAGAAAGAGACAATTGAAGTGGTGAATAACTTTTGCTACATGTTCAATTTGTTCATACAAGATTGAGGATAAGATATCATGAAGTGATTGTGAGACTCTTCTAAGATATTTTGTAGAGATGCCCATAGCATGAACATAAAAGGTTGGGGGCATTGCTGCAAACAAGGACATGTGATTGCACTCTACGAAGAGTGGTGTGATTCTAGTTAAAAGTGTTCAAAGGCAAGCAATGTAGGTTGAGACTTTAAGAAAAAAGAGAACATTGAATAGCTCATGAAAACGAGTGAGATTTGGTCTAAGGCTAACATGTGCAAGAATTCTAAGTTGCAAGCAAGTAGGACGAGGCATAGTAGACTTGACTTGAGACTGCATCATAGTTTGAAGGCTTTTCCATTTCCTTTTTTACTTCTTTGCAATGAAATGAAACTCTGGTCTTGGACCAACAGGCTACGGGAAGTAATCCAACAGGAAGTAATCCAGACACCAAACCAAATAGCATAGTCTGTGCTGACTGTGATGGAAATGGTAAGCTTGTCAAACTACTGGTTCTTATTTCGGTCTTATCTATTGCTTTCAATATTTGATATGGTAGCAGTGAGatacaaataattaatactatatGCTAAAGAAGAGTAATTGGTCTTTATCAAATCTGTAGTCAATCGTGTTTGTGATTATGCAATGCTACAATTGTATCAAAGAGTGAGCCATGACTAAAAATATCTTTGCGGCTCATGTTGGTAGTGGCTGAGAACAAATGAATTTTCTCTTCCTCCAGTctaaaaagtttttttcttcAGAAGTACGATGATTTTGGTACCCCAATGACAAACTTCATACTTTGAAATGAGAATTCTCCAGCTTTTTGCTTGATGTTGGTCATCTTTTAGTAGATTTCTTGTACAAAGTTTGCTCATCtcttttgcaagctggtttaaAAAACTCAGTCTATCTAGGGACTTTTATAACTTACTTATGTAGGGCTAAGTGGGAAACTACGTTACTCTATGGGACTTCTTTTATGTTAATGTATTGATCACTCAGGTTGCTTCCCAATAGTTCCTGTGTCTTCTTCTGGATATAACGTGCTTCAGTGTACTTTCAGCAGAGTGCAATATAGCATTGTTGATGCGTAGCTTTATGGCTGGTGTGATGAGTCCATGTTGGTTAGATGTATTTGATGCATGGCCACCTTCTTTCTAAACTTTCTTGTTTGCCAGATTTTCCTGAACCTTCCAAATAACACTCCCAATTAAGTTATTTCTTCTATATCAATGGGAATTCACCAAATAATGCATCTACATGGGCTTCCTGCGAAGAATGACCTAAGTGCTTGGTTTGTAATTTTTCCTTCTATGCTAATAACATAAACAGGGATTTCGATTATGTGTTTGTCTTCCTGTTCCAGGTGCCAAGTCGTGTCCTCAATGCCTGGGTTCTGGTGTTAATTCTGTAGACCACTTCAATGGACAGTTTAAAGCTGGTGGATTATGTTGGCTGTGCAGGTATCCTAGTTTAAGTATCCTTTCATCATCGTTATTCTCGTAACTGTgtgtatatgcatgcatgtgcctGATGTTTACTGCAGCAAACCAAGAGTATTAGTGTCAGTATATCCAATAATCACCATAATGGAACCATATTTACTTCCTGCTTTCCCTATTATTGGCTGAGATATAAAATCAGCTTAAATATGTAAGTCACGCATAATCAAAACTAAGGCAGCATTAGGTGTTTTAGAACAAAAAGGTTCCTAGAAATGTTCCAGAAAATAAAGATTGCTTCTTGTTTCCAGCCTGCGGCAATGACAAATGAGGGTATGATACCTTTTGAAGATGCAG
The genomic region above belongs to Carya illinoinensis cultivar Pawnee chromosome 4, C.illinoinensisPawnee_v1, whole genome shotgun sequence and contains:
- the LOC122308368 gene encoding uncharacterized protein LOC122308368; amino-acid sequence: MANAWKKEKSSQFHPSKTTKTVCLFFISTLLFLMFFIYFTAQPSSPNPNPTFRTDFSFYSIPAFDCLKCPQSHPVIANLVEGLRYPFLYSLADLGTLPDKPHKNIVRMLKGKPFRKPDISVSIQEVLEKLRGEGRGNGLVVDVGANVGMASFAAAAMGFRVLAFEPVFENLQRICDGIYLNRVGNLVTVFEAAASDRTGNITFHKLVGRLDNSAVSATGAKMAFKSNEEIALEVRSIPLNEVIPESEPVLLIKVDVQGWEYHVLKGASKLLRRRGREAPYLIYEEDEKLLQASNSSAKEIRDFLQTVGYSHCTKHGTDAHCSKTD
- the LOC122308369 gene encoding uncharacterized protein LOC122308369 isoform X1; this translates as MASALLSTSLFLPLQSKHFQDREVGGLVRNFRSPFYGKVFYNQSYVRMKTRSTHGGPAVIASVLGRRVKNKETVIPDPDYRIPVVLLALAGGLAYTNNLLPAAPIGLLGSLLLFQTTRVRFVFDEEALEVKVGDQLQDSGENVFVGGENRWKYSTFVNWELWWPNFPILVYFKETQTKPDGQVHFFPVIFNGKQLYDVMVERAGPSKNSGPK
- the LOC122308369 gene encoding uncharacterized protein LOC122308369 isoform X2, whose protein sequence is MASALLSTSLFLPLQNREVGGLVRNFRSPFYGKVFYNQSYVRMKTRSTHGGPAVIASVLGRRVKNKETVIPDPDYRIPVVLLALAGGLAYTNNLLPAAPIGLLGSLLLFQTTRVRFVFDEEALEVKVGDQLQDSGENVFVGGENRWKYSTFVNWELWWPNFPILVYFKETQTKPDGQVHFFPVIFNGKQLYDVMVERAGPSKNSGPK
- the LOC122308370 gene encoding protein BUNDLE SHEATH DEFECTIVE 2, chloroplastic-like, whose amino-acid sequence is MANSLYSVPVCSFKSPNKPGILIGNSVARKVLSVNEVSQKSQTAKFQSLEVKATGSNPTGSNPDTKPNSIVCADCDGNGAKSCPQCLGSGVNSVDHFNGQFKAGGLCWLCRGKRDVLCGNCNGAGFLGGFMSTFDE